Within the Salinimonas marina genome, the region ACCTGACGTCAGCCATTTTGTCTTGGCCCCCGTTTTAGTTTTTTTGATATACTGCATCCCCTCGCCTGCCATCCAGGCTATTTGAACCACCTTATTACCGGATAGACATGCATGACTGACACTCAACGATTTGGCGGCACTGCTCGCCTGTACGGCCACCCATCTCTTGCAACGCTAAGCGCAAGCCATGTCTGTGTTATCGGAATTGGGGGTGTCGGCTCGTGGAGTGCTGAGGCACTGGCACGCACCGGGGTCGGCAGGATCACCCTGATCGATCTTGATGATGTTTGTCTGACTAATACCAATCGCCAGATACATGCACTTACCGAAACGGTGGGTGAGCCCAAAGTTACGGTCATGGCCCAACGTATTAAACAGATAAACCCCGCGTGCCAGGTTGATGAGATTGAAGATTTTGTTACCGCCGATAATGTGCGTGACTACATAAGCGCCAGCTTTGATGCGGTAATCGAAGCAACCGACAGCATCCGGGCCAAAGCAGCCATTATCTATTGTTGTAAGCGCAGTAAGATTCCGGTGGTAACGGTTGGAGGCGCCGGCGGCCAGATTGATCCGGGCCAGATTATCAAAGGCGATTTAGCCAAAACCATTCAGGACCCACTGGCTGCGAAACTGCGCAACGAATTACGCCGAAATTATGGTTTTTCTAAAAACACCACCCGGCGCTTTGGTGTAGAGTGTATATATTCAACCGAACAATTGCGTTACCCACAACCCGATGGCAGCGTGTGTTTTAATAAATCGGCAATGGAAAATGGTACCCGGCTGGACTGTGCCGGAGGCTTTGGCGCCAGCGTGATGGTCACCGCTACCTTTGGGATGATGGCCGCCGCCAGCGTGGTCAACAAACTTACCCGTTCATAATATCGATAATAAAAATTGTATCAGGAGCTCCAATGGAACAGCAGGAATTAAATACACTCATGTCAGAGTCAGCCAAAGATGCCACCGTGGTTGCTCAGGAAGAATTCAATATTGAGCTGGATTACAGTCAGCAAAGTATCGCTCTGGTAGACGATCTGCTGCTTTCGTTTATCGGGAAATATCAGGATAAAGCACTAGAAGACTCAGCGGTGTTCACCCTGTGTAATATATTTGGTGCGTATATCGGCGAAACTTACAAACAACACGCCGGCGGTACCTGGCGCTACGATCAGACCGACCCGAAAGCGCCATTTGTGGTACTGGATTGCAAAGACCGTTCTTATGCATTTGCCGGAATTTGTTACGAACGCCTGGTCAATGACAGTCAGATCAGTGTTAAGTCTTATTTTGATAAGGCGTTACACGCCCACACTCAATAGTTTTCAGGCAGCTGTCCGTTTGTTCCAGTCGGCAAGCATGTGTTTGATATGAAGGCTTTTAATACCGCTCCATAACAACAGCACCAGACTCACTAACTGCGCTGCCAGCATGGCGTGAAACTGCCAGTGACTTAAGAGCAGCTGCTGGAGTACCAGGGCACTGCTGGCGATAACGCCCAGCAGGCCTAATGGTTTGAGCAACCACAGCCAGCCAAACCATTGCCTGGTCCACAACCGCTGACGATTTCCAATTAATAACAACACCAGAATAAACGGCACGCTGCCAATCAGTTTCAGCCCTAATAGCTGTGGTTGTGGGTAGAACAGCTTCAGCAACAAGGTGGTATGCTGCATGCTCACCAGCGCAAATACAAAAATCAACCAGTCTATGCTGTTAATCAATAGCAGGGTGTACAACCAAACGGGCGGCTTGATAACACCTGCTTCATCGTAGCATTTCAGGGGTAAGGGTAACGAGGGCATAGACTTCACAACAACACAGGCGACGGCGCCCTATAGTAATGGCTTAGTGATAAAAAACAATCCATTGTATGGCCTGATAAGGGGCAAGGCCCCACAATTGGGTAACGCTGGCAGCACTGTGCCTAAGCATCAGCGCCCCTACTTCATACTGGTAAACTGACTCACCACCTTGCTGGTCTTGTTGGCACCGGCTTCACTGGCGCCGCCAATGAGCCAGATTTTTCCCTGATACGTGACTGCGCCCAGGCCATGTCGGGGTACCGGCATGACCGACACTTCATGCCAGTTTTGTTTTTGCAAATCATAGCGCCAGACTTCGGTAAAGACATCGCCGCCATCAATGAAATGCTCGCCTCCGAACACAAAAATACTATGCCGGTACAAGACGCAGGCCAGTCCCGCCCGTTCCTGTGGCAAGGGTTCGCCGGTTCGCCATGAGTCGGTCGTGGCATTGTATATTTCATGTACGCTGAGATTGCCGCCTTGCACCTGCCGGCCACCAATAACATGCACCTGTTGTTGGTACGTCACGGCGCAAGCGCTGTTTCTTGGGGTGGGCATGGAGGCGGCGGTATTCCAGATATCGGCATCAGGATCATAGACGCCATGCCAGTCAGAATCGGTATGATCATGCCACAACCCGTTGGCTTCAGACTTGGGGCTGCGCCCGCCAATAACATGGATTTTGTCATCGAGCACCACCGCGGTGGTTTCAGCAATGGGTTTTGGCATGGGTGTTTTGCTTTGCCACTGGCCGGTATGTTGATCTAATACCAATACCGCGTCATTGTTGGTCCACTGCCCGCGCGCTGACTCAACAAAGCCGCCTAACAGCCACAGGTTATCGGCAAATGGCACCAGCATGGCATGGTGCCGTGGTTCCGGTAGCGGCGCAATCTGTTGCCAACGACCCGCTTTATAGACAGTCACCCGGTCGGATACGTCTAGCTGCCTGTCGCCCTGGGCCAGACCGCCAGCCACAAAAATGGCCTCATCAAGGACCGCCGGATAAATTTCCTGCACGGCAAAAGGCAATGCCGGGCCCGCCGACCAGCGATATTCAGGCTGGGGCGTCGGGGCTGCAACTGCCTGGCCCATAAGGGTGAGCAAGGCGATTGGCAACGCCCGGATCACCATGGCAAACGCTCGCCATTGGCATGCATAAAGCAGCCGGTGGTGTCGATACTTAACTCATCGAGACGGGCCATCAGCCCCTTCGCACTGGTTTGTGCATCGATATCCCCGGCGTTATTCACCATTTCTGTCTGTACAAATCCAGGGTGCAGTAACGCTACCGCAATGCCCTGGTCTTTCAGATCGTTTGCCATCGACACACCAAGCGCATTTAGTGCCGCCTTAGACATGCGGTAGCCATAATACCCGCCGGAGCCATTATCTCCCATCGACCCCATGCGGCTGGTTATAAAGCCGATTTTGCTGCCCCGCTGCAGATTGCCCAGAAGGCACTGTGTTAATAACAGGGGCCCTAATGCATTCACCCGGTATTGGTAATCAATAGTGTGAGGATCCCAGTTATTGAGGGTTTCATTACCTAATACCCCGGCGTTGTTAATCAACACATCGATTTTAGTGTTTTTAAGCACACTCAGCGACTCTTTAAGCTGCTCGTGACGGGATAAATCAATTCCGCAGTGCACCTGCGCGCCGCTTTTATTAAGCTCATCGCTGCTATTACGGCACAACGCTATCACATTGTCCTTGCGAGCCAGGTAGGCCTTAGTCAGTGCCAACCCGATTCCACGATTTGCACCTGTGATCACAATGTTCATCCGGATTCTCCTTGCACTTTAATCTACAAAACACGCAACAGACGCGCTAAATCTTCAGGGGTATCAATCCCGGCTTCAGGGGTTTCACGGGCAATATCCACATGGATTTTATCGCCGTACCACAGCGCCCGAAGCTGTTCCAGCGATTCATAATTTTCCAGCATGCTGGCGGCATAACGCACATACTGACCTATATACTGTGCCCGATAGGCATATATACCAATATGGCGAAGATAATCTGTTGGATTGATCTGCTCGCTGGATTCGAGCATGGCGGCGCGATGAAACGGGATGGCTGATCGCGAAAAATACAAAGCGTGGTGCAGATGGTTACGCACGACCTTAACCATATTGGGGTTCAGGACATCCTCAGCGCTGGTAAAAGGGGTTGCCAGGGTGGCCATGGCAAGTTGTGTGTGACTGGCCAGATTATCGGCCACCTGGCGAATATTTTTTGCCGGCACAAAAGGCTCGTCGCCCTGCACATTGACGATAGGGATATCGTCTTCAAGTTGCAGAATATCCACTACCTCGGCAAGGCGTTCGGTACCTGAATTATGGTTAGCTCTGGTCAGACATACTTCGCAGTGTTGTTCGGCCACCGTGGCGATACGTTTATCGTCGGTGGCCACCACAATACGCTCTGCCCCCGCTTCTTTGGCCCTGGCGATCACATGGGCGATCATCGGCTGACCTTTAATGTCAGCCAGCGGCTTCCCGGGAAACCGGGTGGAACCATAGCGAGCGGGAATTATTACGGTAAATGTTGTTGCCGGGTCGCCCATTACTGCTTGTCCTGTTGTTCCTGTGATAACGGCTGTGCTTCACTTTCAATCAAAACCGGAATACCGTCGCGTACCGGGTAAGCAAGCCGGTCAAAGCGGCAGATTAGCGACTGTTTGTCTTCGCCCATTGCCAGTTTGCCTTTACACACAGGACAAGCCAGTACATCGAGCAATTTAATATCAAAAACCATGTTATCTGTTCCTTTTCACAAAAAACCGTGTCGGCTTAACTTTGTGTCTAACTGTTGATAAAAAGCAGCGGGCAATTGCGCCGATACTTTCAGGTACCAGCAATCTGAATGCGCAAAAGGTGCTACTTTCACCGCGTCTTTTTCGGTCATAAGCACCGGACCGTCCGGGATATCCTGCTTGCTATACTGATAATGGTCAGCAAACGGGGTCTGGGTCTGGGTAGTGATACCCAACGCCGCAAGCTGGTCAAAAAAACGCTGTGGGTTACCGATACCGGCCAGAGCGTGTACCGGTAACTGGCGCGCCACAAAGTCATCTACGGCGCAGCTCACTGTCGGGTCCTGGACACTGAGGATCTGACCGGCCGCCAGCTGCATGGGGTACTGCGCCGTGGCCACCCCAGTAAACGGGCTGATTCAAATTGCTGCACATTATGCAAAATCAAATCAACAGTATCGAGCCGCCAAACACCTTCTCGCAGCGGCCCCATTGGCAGCAGACGGCCATTGCCAAAGCGGCGTTCGTCCATAACCACGATTTCCATATCCCGCTGCAAGGCATAATGCTGCAAACCATCATCACAAATAATGACATTGCACTGATGCTTCTCACTCAGCCACTGGGCGCCTCTGGCTCTGACCGGGTCGATGACCACTGGCAAGCCGGTGCGTACTGCCATCAACTGTGGCTCATCCCCTACTTTGGCAGCGCTATCCTGACTGCGCACAGTATGGGGGAAAGCCGTGGCGCTACCACCGTACCCGCGACTGAGTATGCCTGGCCTGAGCCCCTGTTTATGCAGGTATTCGGCCAACTCTATCACTACCGGGGTTTTGCCGTTGCCCCCCACGCTGATATTGCCCACAATAATAATAAAACAGCCATCAGGCCGGGCGCTGGTTTTAAACCCGGCTTTAAACAGATAGCGCCGGCTGGCACTAAGGACGGCGAATAACATCGTAAGCGGCCATAACAACCACAACCACCATCGGCGCCGATACCAGGCGCGTTCTAGCATGCTCATTCAGGCCCCCTTAAGATTTTTCACCGAACTGCAGAGCATGCAACTGGTAATAAGGGCCTTTATTTTCTAACAGTTCATGATGTCGACCGCGCTCAATAATCTCGCCCTGTTCCACCACCATAATCTGGTCCGCCGACTCAATGGTCGACAAACGGTGTGCTACCACCAGACTGGTGCAGGATTTTTGCAGTTTTTCTAAGGCATCCTGTATCAGTCGTTCTGACTCAGTGTCCAGTGCCGACGTTGCTTCATCTAATATAAGAATAGGCGCTCGTGCCAAAATTGCTCTGGCGATAGCAATCCGCTGACGCTGCCCGCCAGACAACATCAGCCCGTTTTCGCCAACAATGGTATCCATTCCTTCTGGCAACGCCTCCACAAACTCAAGCACATGGGCCATGCGTGCCGCTTCGTGAATGTCGGCGTTGGTTACCGACTCATTGGCCCCATAGGCAATGTTGTTCGCGATGGTGTCATTGAATAACACCACATGTTGTGAAACCAGGGCAAATTGCCGACGCAAGGACTTAAGCTCGATATCCTGTAAAGGCACACCATCGATTAACACCTTACCCTGCTGCGCCGTATAAAAGCGGGTCATCAAGGCTGAGATGGTGGACTTACCGCTACCTGAACGTCCTACCAGCGCCACGGTCTGCCCCGGACTGGCGCTGAACGAAATATTCTTCAGGGCCGGTGTTGACTTACCCGGGTAGGTAAATGTCACTTCCTCAAATTCAATTTTGCCCTTAGCCCGATCAAGCTCAGTGCTACCGTAGTTATCTTCATTATTGGTGTCGAGGATTTCAAAGATACTGCTACAGGCGGCCATGCCTTTTTGAAACTGGTTGTTCACTGTGGTTAGCTGTTTCAGCGGCTTTAACAGCATCACCATATAAAACACCACGCTGACAAAGGTCCCGGCAGTCAAATCTTCCATCATTGAGGGCATACTGGCCAGATACAAGACAAAAGCTAACGCAATTGAGGCGATAACCTGGATAGATGAGACACTTAAAATCTGGGTGACATTAAGCTTCATGTTCTGCTGACGATTGTGATTATTTTTGGCTTCAAACCGATCCTGCTCAATCTGTTGCCCCCAAACATCAGAATGACTTTGTGTCCCTTTACCGCCTGTTCCACCGCTGCCGTCACGGTGCCCATCGACTGCTGAATGTTACGACTGACCTTACGAAAACGCTTACTGACGACGGTGACAATCACCGCGACCACAGGCCCAATCAATAAGAAAATCAGGGACAATTGCCAGGAATAATAGAACATCACAATTAATAAGCCGATCACCAGCGCACCTTCACGAACCAGGGTCAGGAACGCTTTGCCTGCTGCCGCCGCCACCTGTTCGGTGTCGTAGGTTACTTTACTGATCAGACTGCCCACCGCCTGGGTATCATGGAACGACACCGGCAGGTGTAAATACTTTTCAAACAATTGCTGGCGCATCCGCATCACAACCTTGGCGCCGATCCAGTTCAGCGTATAGGTGCCCATAAAATTAAAGATGCCGCGCAAAATAAACAGCGGCACAATGGCATAGGCCGCCACCCGCAAAAAGGCGCTATCGTTGTTGGACAGAGACTCATCAATTAAGGTTTTAAGGTGGGCCACCACATAGGTATCCAGGGCGGAGTAGCCCACCATGCCCACAATTGCGACGGCAAATTCGAGTTTATAATGACGCAGATAGCCCATGAAACGCTTAATCTGGCTTCCCGAATAATCTGTTTGTTGCATGTAATTCATTCACCTCAATAAATATCCGCTTTAGTGTACCTGTTTGCAGCAAAATTTAATAAT harbors:
- the tcdA gene encoding tRNA cyclic N6-threonylcarbamoyladenosine(37) synthase TcdA, which gives rise to MTDTQRFGGTARLYGHPSLATLSASHVCVIGIGGVGSWSAEALARTGVGRITLIDLDDVCLTNTNRQIHALTETVGEPKVTVMAQRIKQINPACQVDEIEDFVTADNVRDYISASFDAVIEATDSIRAKAAIIYCCKRSKIPVVTVGGAGGQIDPGQIIKGDLAKTIQDPLAAKLRNELRRNYGFSKNTTRRFGVECIYSTEQLRYPQPDGSVCFNKSAMENGTRLDCAGGFGASVMVTATFGMMAAASVVNKLTRS
- a CDS encoding DUF2919 family protein, yielding MPSLPLPLKCYDEAGVIKPPVWLYTLLLINSIDWLIFVFALVSMQHTTLLLKLFYPQPQLLGLKLIGSVPFILVLLLIGNRQRLWTRQWFGWLWLLKPLGLLGVIASSALVLQQLLLSHWQFHAMLAAQLVSLVLLLWSGIKSLHIKHMLADWNKRTAA
- a CDS encoding Kelch repeat-containing protein codes for the protein MPIALLTLMGQAVAAPTPQPEYRWSAGPALPFAVQEIYPAVLDEAIFVAGGLAQGDRQLDVSDRVTVYKAGRWQQIAPLPEPRHHAMLVPFADNLWLLGGFVESARGQWTNNDAVLVLDQHTGQWQSKTPMPKPIAETTAVVLDDKIHVIGGRSPKSEANGLWHDHTDSDWHGVYDPDADIWNTAASMPTPRNSACAVTYQQQVHVIGGRQVQGGNLSVHEIYNATTDSWRTGEPLPQERAGLACVLYRHSIFVFGGEHFIDGGDVFTEVWRYDLQKQNWHEVSVMPVPRHGLGAVTYQGKIWLIGGASEAGANKTSKVVSQFTSMK
- a CDS encoding SDR family oxidoreductase gives rise to the protein MNIVITGANRGIGLALTKAYLARKDNVIALCRNSSDELNKSGAQVHCGIDLSRHEQLKESLSVLKNTKIDVLINNAGVLGNETLNNWDPHTIDYQYRVNALGPLLLTQCLLGNLQRGSKIGFITSRMGSMGDNGSGGYYGYRMSKAALNALGVSMANDLKDQGIAVALLHPGFVQTEMVNNAGDIDAQTSAKGLMARLDELSIDTTGCFMHANGERLPW
- the kdsB gene encoding 3-deoxy-manno-octulosonate cytidylyltransferase — encoded protein: MGDPATTFTVIIPARYGSTRFPGKPLADIKGQPMIAHVIARAKEAGAERIVVATDDKRIATVAEQHCEVCLTRANHNSGTERLAEVVDILQLEDDIPIVNVQGDEPFVPAKNIRQVADNLASHTQLAMATLATPFTSAEDVLNPNMVKVVRNHLHHALYFSRSAIPFHRAAMLESSEQINPTDYLRHIGIYAYRAQYIGQYVRYAASMLENYESLEQLRALWYGDKIHVDIARETPEAGIDTPEDLARLLRVL
- a CDS encoding Trm112 family protein, which gives rise to MVFDIKLLDVLACPVCKGKLAMGEDKQSLICRFDRLAYPVRDGIPVLIESEAQPLSQEQQDKQ
- a CDS encoding tetraacyldisaccharide 4'-kinase produces the protein MSCAVDDFVARQLPVHALAGIGNPQRFFDQLAALGITTQTQTPFADHYQYSKQDIPDGPVLMTEKDAVKVAPFAHSDCWYLKVSAQLPAAFYQQLDTKLSRHGFL
- the lpxK gene encoding tetraacyldisaccharide 4'-kinase, whose product is MSMLERAWYRRRWWLWLLWPLTMLFAVLSASRRYLFKAGFKTSARPDGCFIIIVGNISVGGNGKTPVVIELAEYLHKQGLRPGILSRGYGGSATAFPHTVRSQDSAAKVGDEPQLMAVRTGLPVVIDPVRARGAQWLSEKHQCNVIICDDGLQHYALQRDMEIVVMDERRFGNGRLLPMGPLREGVWRLDTVDLILHNVQQFESARLLGWPRRSTPCSWRPVRSSVSRTRQ